A stretch of DNA from Xyrauchen texanus isolate HMW12.3.18 chromosome 31, RBS_HiC_50CHRs, whole genome shotgun sequence:
AAGTGGAGTGATTGAGCAGAAGGTAAGGTGTGTccaccctccctctctctctgtttggGTTTGGGCTTAATGAGGGTACTGGGGGCAGAAGGTGGAGGGGAGAAAGAGGGAGGGGAATCCGGTGAGGGAGAGCGCAGGGACGGGGATTGCGGAAGTATGTCGTCATCAAACCCATCGCCATCCCCCATGCAAGCATCTCCCCCTTTGTTCCAAAGCCTCTTGAGGGAATCTCTTCCCTGGTCCCCACTGTTCCCTGATCCGATGAAGTCCAACACTGCCATCTTGCCTTGCTGGAGCCTCCGTCGTCCTGCCTGATCTGTCAAGTGAGAATGAGTTAATTCCATGAGGTTCCGGCAGTCAAGAATTACAGGGTTTTTGCCATTGCCAGTACTCTGATTTTGGCCCATGCAGGCCCTACCTGAGCCCATCCCAGTCCCTGCACTGTGGTGGTTAGGTTGGGTTTTAGAGCGAGTCATCTTCTTTGCTAGCTCCTCTGGCCAGATTGTGCGTACACTGAAGTCATCATCATCAGGCTGGTATCGTCCCATGGTACGTCCACCAATATTACAGCTTATGTTGGGAGGATTCCCTCTGTGCGGGTTAAAAGTCACTACAATGGGGTCACTACTGCAATAGCTGCATGTGGAGCTGCCAGTTTGGCTTGCTTTGGGATTGCAGCCACTGACGCAACTCTGGAGTGCCCTAAGAGGGGCGGATGAGGAAAGGGGAGCACAGGGAAGACAACCACCAACCAGTTTCTTATGGAAAGCAGCAGGGCTTTCAAAACCTCCAGCTTCTCCAGAACAAGATGCACAACCCAAAGGTCTGAGCAACCCTGTGCGACAGTCTGAGACAGTGCTGTTGGAAGAGGAGGTGTTAGTGGTGGATGCAGTAGAAAGACACCCTCCTAGAGTCTTTAGTCCCATGGTTCCACCTCCTCCGTTGGCAGCACTTGTTCCTTGCCTGTGGGAAAATGAAGAGGATGGGCTCGTACTATGTCCGTGGCAGCCAGCTGAGTGATCTCTCCCTCTTCTACAACGCACTAGCCTCCAACAGCCACAAGGGTGGGAAAAGTCAATGGTACAAGTGTGGTCTGGACTAGGGAAGCCTCCTCTGGAGGAAGTTGGCGAGAGAGGCAAAGCGTGAAAAATTTGGGGCCGATGTTCTTTAGTGGGAGAGGGCCGGGGATGACTGATGTGCTTGTAGGAGGTTGGGGGCTGGGATGGGAGTGAGGGTGGAACACCAGTGTAGTGAGGGTTTAGGATGGCAGCATGCGGTAATGGGGCTGAACTGTGGTGACGGGATAGGCTGTGGGCGTGGGGCAGTTGGTGGCCGGGTCCCAGTTTGGAGTTTTCTTTGTTTCCTACAGAT
This window harbors:
- the si:dkey-175m17.7 gene encoding uncharacterized protein si:dkey-175m17.7 — its product is MPPLPLDERIVVIQRPKSLALRVASPPTTSQSSSHRSATHNKPTPHSLQPPPPQPHPGSNFLSLECSRRQSSHVQRDKEERSALFEGSGNNTSHCHSNGTVTLGPRLHKHTHNIDIKVSVDKGGRGGLYFDKGRSSSLTRSGSIKGNKTKKVSLHLYPGQGDWKCKGKSSELVEKHQNHHQNQNWTQHSNHHQNQLTVSPGGILEFVPAQRRQSKPKPVRERDLPSNYCSATPSYPSHCERDVSSVGNKENSKLGPGHQLPHAHSLSRHHSSAPLPHAAILNPHYTGVPPSLPSQPPTSYKHISHPRPSPTKEHRPQIFHALPLSPTSSRGGFPSPDHTCTIDFSHPCGCWRLVRCRRGRDHSAGCHGHSTSPSSSFSHRQGTSAANGGGGTMGLKTLGGCLSTASTTNTSSSNSTVSDCRTGLLRPLGCASCSGEAGGFESPAAFHKKLVGGCLPCAPLSSSAPLRALQSCVSGCNPKASQTGSSTCSYCSSDPIVVTFNPHRGNPPNISCNIGGRTMGRYQPDDDDFSVRTIWPEELAKKMTRSKTQPNHHSAGTGMGSGRACMGQNQSTGNGKNPVILDCRNLMELTHSHLTDQAGRRRLQQGKMAVLDFIGSGNSGDQGRDSLKRLWNKGGDACMGDGDGFDDDILPQSPSLRSPSPDSPPSFSPPPSAPSTLIKPKPKQREREGGHTLPSAQSLHLVLNSLNREQDVENGRVHLSLPLSSSLPASLSEESVMTPDVENAVISAILPFLFLGNERDAQDLDLLLRLNIGYVVNVTTHLPLYHLDTGLVRYKRLPATDNSKQNLRQYFEEVFEFIEEAHQYGRGVLVHCQAGVSRSATIVIAYLMKHTLMTMTDAYKYVRGRRPVVSPNLNFMGQLLEFERDLNSGVTPRILTPKLSGVETQV